From a single Micromonospora pallida genomic region:
- a CDS encoding calcium-binding protein, with amino-acid sequence MAALRRLLGATIAMVTTAAMALVWTPAPAHADEAWETALKTTMSRTATWAEGGLAQVGLLGQPLPLLGVSPGALVDVDALARRASDALASGLTKDNVDLGGGTRLTSSVTTSGGDHLLDVLLTAKREVVDKDLTLAGVTLDKAVSVTGWATLHLRVRHTAAGETYLVRDGDTPRIDIDAAARLRADLDQATASVGILGVTLTAGSTLTARTHVKVTLTDPNGDGRLAFDTAAGANTGELGAPGSLAGLVQVALDNSGGGKISDTETEPGPGSVHGVAKLGAATTGVPFALPTVAATVTVDWDDISVGTPTVTTTGLNETIAKFGNMSPLDLASGLAQLATLLSGVQQSGPAGNLNLPFLRGTFADAVKVNEKLTDFLRKYVHPRPEDPQFRPGEDDPALAGQPKFSSIQELVALLAAEGLPVDNLSFDNGKLVFRLTLERESTVEVPLDPGAAELSGRGATFTAKGFSVSGDRFTPGALVGQRVVAGTSAGTVAANTADSVTLTGDWIGGQPPNDSVWVISGSSPNIGAVELAGTLAKPVGGDKRVGLREANAQASFATVKPRYRASVTLVLDLRDGPGSPAPADRVLLRTDPATPLFAADFPITTGVDFFATAGFLKVKLAGNLAVGPAASGDRMLQVSFKQAQDISLGTLFERLKSDPGNLLAVSSSVKTTGRVAVSVPGATGALGEGIGVDVSWTAGGQPVVDTSALSGLFAADFNPDDPKALFAVVVEALRLINAALSQPGGGSGPLDKEIPLLGRSARQLLGGDESGVGKAVTFVADGANFLLKDASRDDDSGFDARLEGRTVVIGSKAYRVLNRIDGQTLRVEAAGTPKPTDGSAYALRPELADALDQLLASPPDNLQDVLDKLNAVIGEDSGISFTLDQREGGPFLRLGLDWKRKFHTGGPLNFAWDAHRELITLDSSGTFAVDVDARAQLGLLLPLRLNAAPLLDHNSSASVTVAGGVTDAAIAARVGPLALDLGKDPDFATVKANLSVGLDGLTEDGPISGLLGLTPKFTTAGVDCGGVGGENVPLCAKAPLFVNNCDPADDTNLLTFAVALDLTPTAGIPNLDSCFANLSLKLTDFNVGIDGYLARIEEALRLASFDGKLPLVGDDLQQGQRFVAQLREDIKAAIGPVLANATLDSAGVQTALNEVLADLDPGVSAVVSCRTGVTAPCAPEDFQSIRIKLISAKGAPSAATGCADAGTNTCLGLDVPLDLGIPGLSLKAKKGAPDGIQAKLGWKLHLDLVLDRDEGFYVPTHDGDASPEVQVGAQFDMTGDLAAQLAFIQVTATKRTTDPLVKAYFGIDLKGSPGEKSCFDPTVAADCTANPDDRLTLAEFADLGSLLATDLTAQVKIDWKLAAAVDTGGEDSALPGISANFGLHWGLEHKRGGLTATGDGVTTPLKVTFTDIALDAGAFFDKILKPVVEKLKAVTGPLQPVIDTLYAPIPVLSDLSKATGGPDITLVWLAKTFSTLNGGPKLDFIDTVRAVVTFVNRIPDCDSGCSIPLGAFKMDSAKALTTEVSPASAESLIDRTSDYHPASGAQVKEKVDEAAGDDGEKLFTPTADGENNAQKTGFSFPIFDNPGSLFGLLLGQDVELISFDSGPLALGFSWRQSFGPVYAPPPVFVTLSGSASVTARFIAGLDTAGIRHAIEAATDGTSVDAVSLLDGLYFKTADSSGKPVPVVTLTGEIAAGAEVSVLIVKVGIEGGIRLTVGFSWNDPNNDGKFRTSEFLQALLNNPICLFTTSGRLSVFLRVYVTINLFLFKKKFNFTLVDATLLDFRAQPDCSPPPPELAGTAGDTLVVFAGKFGKKEQRGDKAWDNGAGTYAGDVVKVYALHHADAGTPGATDDFDGFAVEALGRRQEFLDPALTRVVVDGRGYEAADPSNTSLSVLLLGDGDTSGDGTRTSAFDKTAVVLGSDGKDRIRTGTGPAYVDGRGGDDVIVTAEAAGVVSRVAGGAGNDSITTGDGDNVVAGDSGLGGTDRGATTVRTGAGDKTLTGLVDWTTLTAPTADQADADADDHVTVGHGASTVYGNGGDDVLGVLVDDRPNGGNTLVGGSGADTVNGGKGDDTIHTYDTDVPADADQAGTGDAGLVNQVDTGAGQDTVHGSAGVDLVISHSANGQTGRVFGYGGDDVLVGGYGTDELFGGPGEDYVIAEPSQVGEADGTDGYGPFRQVTHEPLPANTQPQTKLLVGGLGSDHLIGGDGGSTVFGDRHLPAETCADATLAEAQPTPADQGAADLILGGAGTEVVTAGGGDDRADLGGGDDRACGQLGDDTLHLGGGTDRAWGGNGVDQLHGDDGDDLLFGNTGDDGLFGGPGADTAEGNAGGDQVLGGPDNDVLYGGGRAAGLTDGRDHLYGEDGTDRIVGDNGTPRIGDVGPYPLDLAGDDAGAGAGDVISGGGDADLVYGGLGDDRINGDGGDDQLEGNNGADLVHGDQGRDEIVGGSGQEPAAGVGRPDTGDELHGDADADLIAGDNARFAPATTDATRITQGRTGPPRRITLLDLGFAPTAGTSGGDLVFGGDGDDVLLGQGGPDRIHADAGADFAEGGPGSDWVEGNAGDDDLVGGSSTAYDGSGATTTGQPDTADALFGGPGSDAVIGDNGAVLRPLPGEQPTPVTVRLAADGSPFGPRIVVLLDRAAAVANRYGADRISGGDGVDTLWGQDGDDALTGDGDGDYAEGNGGADLLRGDSALTAAGRATVTALPNPGWPGTPAAAADLVGAGAPAGQDDLIGGSSAAGFRDTGDVVEGNGADDVLLGDNGSLLRTVTTVNGSQAEKVYTERYPTGAVPADATRVRTHDPALPGPATRFCTTAQATCEPTGAFGADQLYGDAGNDGVWGQDGDDMIRGGDGDDDIFGELGADTLYGDDGADAILGDRGGVMNQYLNADDVAALGFTATLSSVPQETFTGFRAGDYDRRVDLLHDTDGDAWIGSSTSAPMPHAGLTAGAGDWIRGGAGSDNIHAGFGDDVANGDSGGDQLFGSEGSDVLWGGKGCDPVLDAANPQCQVNGVFSAAARGDRDQYVDHLFGGAGATSGPAVTAVLSSDLLDFRPRGSYPDNCAAGAWPVDLAEGTVDPCRWFEMTGLDNDVVADNQHHHGTDWMYGGWDRDVMQGDVTANGPNNGDRMFDWNGAYNLFTHCNAAYGGFNDIRQHSPAMQDFLTRLAWATGAGRSATDVTTAGTSAFLELSYVYPRDNADQGAGKAFPGTPGHFDAPSCTD; translated from the coding sequence ATGGCGGCTCTACGGCGGCTGCTCGGCGCGACGATCGCGATGGTGACGACCGCGGCGATGGCTCTGGTGTGGACACCGGCGCCAGCCCACGCCGACGAGGCGTGGGAGACCGCGCTGAAGACGACGATGTCCCGGACCGCGACCTGGGCCGAGGGCGGGCTGGCCCAGGTGGGGCTGCTCGGTCAGCCGTTGCCGCTGCTCGGGGTCAGCCCCGGCGCGCTTGTCGACGTCGACGCGCTGGCCAGGAGGGCGTCCGACGCGCTGGCCAGCGGCCTGACCAAGGACAACGTGGACCTCGGCGGTGGCACCCGGCTGACCAGCTCGGTCACCACCAGCGGTGGTGACCACCTGCTGGACGTCCTGCTGACCGCGAAACGCGAGGTAGTCGACAAGGACCTCACCCTGGCCGGGGTGACGCTGGACAAGGCGGTCAGCGTCACCGGCTGGGCCACCCTGCACCTGCGGGTCCGGCACACCGCCGCCGGAGAGACCTACCTGGTCCGCGACGGCGACACCCCGCGTATCGACATCGACGCGGCGGCGCGGCTCCGCGCCGACCTGGACCAGGCCACCGCCTCGGTCGGCATCCTCGGTGTCACCCTCACCGCCGGGAGCACCCTGACCGCCCGGACCCACGTCAAGGTCACCCTCACCGACCCCAACGGCGACGGCCGCCTCGCCTTCGATACCGCCGCCGGTGCGAACACCGGCGAACTCGGTGCGCCCGGCTCCCTCGCCGGCCTGGTGCAGGTGGCCCTCGACAACTCGGGTGGCGGGAAGATCTCCGACACCGAGACCGAGCCCGGCCCCGGCTCCGTGCACGGCGTCGCCAAACTCGGCGCGGCCACCACCGGTGTGCCGTTCGCCCTGCCCACGGTCGCCGCGACGGTGACCGTCGACTGGGACGACATCAGCGTCGGCACCCCGACGGTCACCACCACCGGCCTGAACGAGACGATCGCCAAGTTCGGCAACATGAGCCCGCTGGACCTGGCCTCCGGACTCGCCCAGCTCGCCACCCTGCTCAGTGGGGTGCAGCAGAGCGGACCGGCCGGCAACCTCAACCTGCCGTTTCTGCGCGGCACCTTCGCGGACGCGGTGAAGGTCAACGAAAAGCTCACCGACTTCCTCCGCAAGTACGTCCATCCCCGGCCGGAGGACCCGCAGTTCCGGCCCGGCGAGGACGACCCGGCGCTGGCCGGGCAACCGAAGTTCAGCTCCATCCAGGAACTCGTCGCCCTGCTCGCCGCCGAGGGACTGCCGGTCGACAACCTCTCCTTCGACAACGGCAAGCTGGTGTTCCGGCTCACGCTGGAGCGGGAGTCCACGGTGGAGGTACCGCTCGACCCGGGCGCCGCGGAGCTGTCCGGTCGCGGGGCGACCTTCACCGCCAAGGGCTTCAGCGTCAGCGGCGACCGGTTCACCCCGGGCGCGCTGGTCGGCCAGCGGGTGGTGGCCGGCACCTCCGCCGGTACCGTCGCCGCCAACACCGCCGACTCCGTCACCCTCACCGGGGACTGGATCGGCGGGCAACCGCCGAACGACAGCGTGTGGGTGATCAGCGGCTCCAGCCCGAACATCGGCGCGGTCGAGCTGGCCGGCACGCTCGCCAAGCCGGTCGGCGGTGACAAGAGGGTGGGCCTGCGGGAGGCGAACGCCCAGGCCAGCTTCGCCACGGTGAAGCCCCGCTACCGCGCGTCCGTGACGCTGGTGCTCGACCTGCGCGACGGCCCCGGCAGCCCGGCGCCCGCCGACCGGGTGCTGCTGCGCACCGACCCGGCGACGCCGCTGTTCGCCGCCGACTTCCCGATCACCACCGGGGTGGACTTCTTCGCCACCGCCGGCTTCCTGAAGGTCAAGCTCGCCGGTAACCTCGCCGTCGGCCCGGCCGCCTCCGGCGACCGGATGCTCCAGGTCAGCTTCAAGCAGGCGCAGGACATCAGCCTCGGCACGCTCTTCGAGCGGTTGAAGTCCGACCCGGGGAACCTCCTGGCCGTGTCGTCGTCGGTGAAGACCACCGGGCGGGTCGCCGTCAGCGTGCCCGGCGCCACCGGCGCCCTCGGCGAGGGCATCGGGGTCGACGTGAGCTGGACGGCCGGTGGACAGCCGGTGGTCGACACCTCCGCGCTCTCCGGGCTGTTCGCCGCCGACTTCAACCCCGACGACCCGAAGGCGCTCTTCGCGGTGGTCGTCGAGGCGCTGCGGCTGATCAACGCCGCGCTGTCCCAGCCGGGCGGCGGTAGCGGCCCGCTGGACAAGGAGATTCCGTTGCTCGGCCGCTCCGCGCGGCAGCTGCTCGGCGGCGACGAGAGCGGCGTCGGCAAGGCTGTCACGTTCGTCGCCGACGGGGCGAACTTCCTGCTCAAGGACGCTTCCCGCGACGACGACTCCGGCTTCGACGCCCGGCTCGAGGGCCGGACCGTGGTGATCGGCAGTAAGGCGTACCGGGTGCTGAACCGGATCGACGGACAGACCCTGCGCGTCGAGGCCGCCGGTACGCCGAAGCCGACCGACGGCAGCGCGTACGCCCTGCGCCCGGAACTGGCCGACGCGCTGGACCAACTGCTCGCCTCGCCCCCGGACAACCTCCAGGACGTCCTCGACAAGCTCAACGCGGTCATCGGCGAGGACAGCGGGATCAGCTTCACCCTGGACCAGCGCGAGGGCGGGCCGTTCCTGCGGCTCGGGCTGGACTGGAAGCGTAAGTTCCACACCGGCGGCCCGCTCAACTTCGCCTGGGACGCCCACCGCGAGCTGATCACCCTGGACAGCTCCGGCACCTTCGCGGTCGACGTCGACGCCCGCGCCCAGCTCGGCCTGCTGCTGCCCCTGCGACTGAACGCCGCGCCGCTGCTGGATCACAACTCCTCGGCCAGCGTCACCGTCGCCGGCGGGGTCACCGACGCGGCGATCGCCGCGCGGGTCGGGCCGCTCGCCCTCGACCTCGGCAAGGACCCCGACTTCGCCACCGTGAAGGCCAACCTGAGCGTCGGCCTCGACGGGCTGACCGAGGACGGACCGATCAGCGGCCTGCTCGGGCTGACGCCAAAGTTCACCACCGCCGGCGTCGACTGCGGCGGGGTTGGCGGCGAGAACGTGCCGCTCTGCGCGAAGGCGCCGCTGTTCGTCAACAACTGCGACCCGGCCGACGACACCAACCTGCTCACCTTCGCCGTCGCCCTGGACCTCACCCCCACGGCCGGCATCCCGAACCTCGACTCCTGCTTCGCGAACCTGTCGCTCAAGCTCACCGACTTCAACGTCGGCATCGACGGCTACCTGGCCAGGATCGAGGAGGCGCTGCGGCTGGCCAGCTTCGACGGCAAGCTGCCCCTGGTCGGCGACGACCTGCAGCAGGGCCAGCGGTTCGTCGCGCAGCTCCGCGAGGACATCAAGGCCGCGATCGGGCCGGTGCTGGCCAACGCCACGCTCGACAGCGCGGGCGTGCAGACAGCCCTCAACGAGGTGCTCGCCGACCTGGACCCGGGCGTGAGCGCGGTGGTCAGCTGCCGCACCGGAGTGACGGCGCCCTGCGCGCCCGAGGACTTCCAGTCCATCCGGATCAAGCTCATCTCCGCCAAGGGTGCCCCCTCCGCGGCCACCGGCTGCGCCGACGCCGGCACGAACACCTGCCTCGGTCTCGACGTGCCGCTCGACCTGGGCATCCCCGGCCTTTCGCTGAAGGCGAAGAAGGGCGCCCCGGACGGCATCCAGGCCAAGCTGGGCTGGAAGCTGCACCTGGACCTGGTCCTGGACCGGGACGAGGGCTTCTATGTCCCCACCCACGACGGTGACGCCTCGCCCGAGGTGCAGGTCGGCGCGCAGTTCGACATGACCGGCGACCTCGCCGCCCAGCTCGCCTTCATCCAGGTGACGGCGACCAAGCGGACCACCGACCCGCTCGTGAAGGCGTACTTCGGCATCGACCTGAAGGGCTCGCCGGGGGAGAAGAGCTGCTTCGATCCCACCGTCGCCGCCGACTGCACGGCCAACCCGGACGACCGGCTCACCCTGGCCGAGTTCGCCGACCTGGGCTCGCTGCTCGCCACCGACCTGACCGCCCAAGTCAAGATCGACTGGAAGCTGGCGGCGGCCGTCGACACCGGTGGTGAGGACTCGGCGCTGCCCGGCATCAGCGCCAACTTCGGCCTGCACTGGGGTCTGGAGCACAAGCGGGGCGGGCTCACCGCCACGGGCGACGGCGTCACCACGCCGCTGAAGGTGACGTTCACCGACATCGCCCTGGACGCCGGCGCCTTCTTCGACAAGATCCTCAAGCCGGTGGTGGAGAAGCTCAAGGCCGTCACCGGTCCGCTCCAGCCGGTCATCGACACCCTGTACGCGCCCATCCCGGTGCTGTCGGACCTGTCGAAGGCCACCGGCGGCCCCGACATCACCCTGGTCTGGCTCGCCAAGACCTTCAGCACCCTCAACGGCGGGCCGAAGCTCGACTTCATCGACACCGTCCGCGCCGTGGTCACCTTCGTCAACCGGATACCCGACTGCGACTCGGGCTGCTCCATCCCGCTGGGTGCGTTCAAGATGGACAGCGCCAAGGCGTTGACCACGGAGGTCTCCCCGGCCTCGGCCGAGAGCCTGATCGACCGTACCTCCGACTACCACCCGGCCTCCGGCGCGCAGGTGAAGGAGAAGGTCGACGAGGCCGCCGGCGACGACGGCGAGAAGCTGTTCACCCCGACCGCCGACGGCGAGAACAACGCCCAGAAGACCGGCTTCAGCTTCCCGATCTTCGACAACCCGGGCTCGCTGTTCGGGCTCCTGCTGGGCCAGGACGTCGAGCTGATCAGCTTCGACTCGGGTCCGCTGGCGCTCGGCTTCAGCTGGCGGCAGTCGTTCGGCCCGGTCTACGCCCCGCCGCCGGTCTTCGTGACGCTCTCCGGCAGCGCCTCGGTGACCGCCCGGTTCATCGCCGGCCTGGACACCGCCGGCATCCGGCACGCGATCGAGGCGGCCACCGACGGCACGTCCGTCGACGCGGTGAGCCTGCTCGACGGGCTCTACTTCAAGACCGCCGACAGCAGCGGCAAGCCGGTACCGGTGGTCACCCTGACCGGTGAGATCGCCGCCGGAGCCGAGGTGAGCGTGCTGATCGTGAAGGTCGGCATCGAGGGAGGCATCCGGCTCACCGTCGGCTTCAGCTGGAACGACCCGAACAACGACGGGAAGTTCCGTACCAGCGAGTTCCTCCAGGCGCTGCTGAACAACCCGATCTGCCTCTTCACCACCAGCGGACGGCTCTCGGTCTTCCTGCGGGTCTACGTCACCATCAACCTGTTCCTGTTCAAGAAGAAGTTCAACTTCACCCTGGTCGACGCGACCCTGCTCGACTTCCGAGCGCAACCGGACTGTTCCCCGCCACCACCGGAACTCGCCGGCACCGCCGGGGACACCCTGGTCGTCTTCGCCGGCAAGTTCGGCAAGAAGGAACAGCGCGGCGACAAGGCGTGGGACAACGGCGCCGGCACCTACGCCGGTGACGTGGTCAAGGTGTACGCGCTGCACCACGCCGACGCGGGCACCCCGGGCGCCACGGACGACTTCGACGGCTTCGCGGTCGAGGCCCTCGGCCGTCGGCAGGAGTTCCTCGACCCGGCCCTGACCCGGGTGGTCGTCGACGGGCGCGGCTACGAGGCCGCCGACCCGAGCAACACGTCCCTGTCGGTGCTGCTGCTCGGCGACGGCGACACCAGCGGCGACGGCACCCGGACCTCCGCGTTCGACAAGACCGCCGTGGTGCTCGGCTCCGACGGCAAGGACCGGATCCGGACCGGGACCGGGCCGGCGTACGTGGACGGCCGTGGCGGCGACGACGTGATCGTCACCGCCGAGGCGGCCGGCGTGGTCAGCCGGGTCGCCGGCGGCGCCGGGAACGACAGCATCACCACCGGGGACGGCGACAACGTGGTCGCCGGCGACAGCGGCCTCGGCGGCACCGACCGGGGCGCCACCACCGTGCGCACCGGGGCCGGCGACAAGACCCTCACCGGGCTCGTCGACTGGACCACCCTGACCGCCCCGACCGCCGACCAGGCCGATGCGGACGCGGACGACCACGTCACCGTCGGGCACGGGGCCAGCACCGTCTACGGCAACGGCGGCGACGACGTGCTCGGCGTGCTGGTCGACGACCGGCCCAACGGCGGGAACACGCTGGTCGGCGGCTCCGGCGCGGACACCGTCAACGGCGGTAAGGGCGACGACACCATCCACACGTACGACACCGACGTCCCCGCCGACGCGGACCAGGCCGGCACCGGCGACGCCGGGCTGGTCAACCAGGTCGACACCGGCGCCGGTCAGGACACCGTGCACGGCAGCGCCGGTGTGGACCTGGTCATCTCGCATTCGGCCAACGGCCAGACCGGCCGGGTCTTCGGCTACGGCGGCGACGACGTGCTGGTCGGCGGCTATGGCACCGACGAGCTGTTCGGCGGCCCCGGCGAGGACTACGTCATCGCCGAACCGTCCCAGGTCGGCGAGGCGGACGGCACGGACGGCTACGGGCCGTTCCGCCAGGTCACCCACGAGCCGCTGCCGGCGAACACCCAGCCGCAGACCAAGCTGCTCGTCGGCGGTCTGGGCAGCGACCACCTGATCGGCGGCGACGGCGGGTCGACGGTCTTCGGGGACCGGCACCTGCCCGCCGAGACCTGCGCCGACGCCACCCTCGCCGAGGCCCAGCCGACCCCCGCCGACCAGGGCGCGGCCGACCTCATCCTCGGCGGCGCCGGGACGGAGGTCGTCACCGCCGGTGGCGGCGACGACCGGGCCGACCTCGGCGGCGGCGACGACCGCGCCTGCGGCCAGCTCGGCGACGACACCCTGCACCTGGGCGGCGGGACCGACCGGGCCTGGGGCGGCAACGGCGTCGACCAGCTGCACGGTGACGACGGCGACGACCTGCTCTTCGGCAACACCGGCGACGACGGCCTCTTCGGCGGCCCCGGAGCCGACACCGCCGAGGGCAACGCCGGCGGCGACCAGGTCCTCGGCGGCCCGGACAACGACGTCCTCTACGGCGGCGGACGCGCCGCCGGCCTCACCGACGGACGGGACCACCTCTACGGCGAGGACGGCACCGACCGGATCGTCGGCGACAACGGCACCCCGCGCATCGGGGACGTCGGGCCGTACCCGCTGGACCTGGCCGGTGACGACGCCGGGGCCGGCGCCGGAGACGTGATCTCCGGCGGCGGGGACGCCGACCTCGTCTACGGTGGCCTGGGCGACGACCGGATCAACGGCGACGGCGGAGACGACCAGCTCGAGGGCAACAACGGCGCCGACCTCGTCCACGGCGACCAGGGTCGCGACGAGATCGTCGGTGGCTCCGGGCAGGAGCCGGCCGCCGGTGTCGGTCGACCGGACACCGGCGACGAACTCCACGGGGACGCCGACGCGGACCTGATCGCCGGGGACAACGCCCGCTTCGCGCCGGCCACCACCGACGCCACCCGGATCACCCAGGGGCGGACCGGCCCGCCACGCAGGATCACCCTGCTCGACCTCGGGTTCGCCCCGACGGCCGGCACCAGTGGTGGGGACCTGGTCTTCGGTGGGGACGGCGACGACGTCCTCCTCGGCCAGGGCGGACCGGACCGGATCCACGCCGACGCCGGCGCCGACTTCGCCGAGGGCGGCCCGGGCTCCGACTGGGTCGAGGGCAACGCCGGTGACGACGACCTGGTCGGCGGCTCCAGCACCGCGTACGACGGGAGCGGCGCGACCACGACGGGCCAGCCGGACACCGCGGACGCCCTCTTCGGTGGACCCGGCTCCGACGCGGTCATCGGCGACAACGGCGCGGTTCTCCGCCCGCTGCCCGGTGAGCAACCGACCCCGGTGACCGTCCGGCTCGCCGCCGACGGCAGCCCGTTCGGCCCACGGATCGTGGTGCTGCTGGACCGGGCGGCGGCCGTCGCCAACCGGTACGGCGCCGACCGGATCAGCGGCGGCGACGGTGTCGACACCCTCTGGGGCCAGGACGGCGACGACGCGCTGACCGGCGACGGTGACGGCGACTACGCCGAGGGCAACGGCGGCGCGGATCTCCTGCGCGGCGACAGCGCCCTGACGGCGGCCGGACGGGCCACGGTCACCGCCCTGCCCAACCCGGGCTGGCCGGGGACCCCGGCGGCCGCCGCTGACCTGGTCGGGGCCGGCGCCCCGGCCGGTCAGGACGACCTGATCGGCGGCAGCTCGGCCGCCGGCTTCCGGGACACCGGGGACGTGGTCGAGGGCAACGGCGCCGACGACGTGCTCCTCGGCGACAACGGCTCGCTGCTACGCACGGTGACCACGGTCAACGGCAGTCAGGCCGAGAAGGTCTACACCGAGCGGTACCCGACCGGCGCGGTGCCGGCCGACGCCACCCGGGTCCGCACCCACGACCCGGCGCTGCCCGGCCCGGCCACCCGGTTCTGCACCACCGCCCAGGCCACCTGCGAGCCGACCGGCGCCTTCGGGGCCGACCAGCTCTACGGAGATGCCGGCAACGACGGCGTCTGGGGCCAGGACGGCGACGACATGATCCGGGGCGGTGACGGCGACGACGACATCTTCGGTGAACTCGGTGCCGACACCCTGTACGGCGACGACGGCGCCGACGCCATCCTCGGCGACCGGGGCGGCGTGATGAACCAGTACCTCAACGCCGACGACGTGGCGGCGCTGGGCTTCACCGCGACGCTGTCGTCCGTCCCGCAGGAGACGTTCACCGGGTTCCGGGCCGGCGACTACGACCGGCGGGTGGACCTGCTGCACGACACCGACGGCGACGCCTGGATCGGCAGCTCCACCTCGGCGCCCATGCCGCACGCTGGGCTGACCGCCGGGGCGGGCGACTGGATTCGTGGCGGCGCCGGGTCGGACAACATCCACGCCGGCTTCGGTGACGACGTCGCCAACGGCGACAGCGGCGGCGACCAGCTGTTCGGGTCGGAAGGGTCGGACGTGCTGTGGGGCGGCAAGGGCTGCGACCCGGTGCTCGACGCGGCCAACCCGCAGTGCCAGGTGAACGGCGTCTTCAGCGCCGCCGCCCGGGGCGACCGCGACCAGTACGTCGACCACCTCTTCGGCGGCGCCGGGGCGACCAGCGGCCCGGCCGTGACCGCGGTGCTCAGCTCCGACCTGCTGGACTTCCGTCCGCGCGGCTCCTACCCGGACAACTGCGCGGCCGGGGCCTGGCCGGTGGACCTGGCGGAGGGCACGG
- a CDS encoding MCE family protein, producing MIGRTAKLQVLAFVLVSLLGVGYVGVRYVGLGDRLLDDNYVVHLDLARAGGIFPNAPVTYRGVPVGRVTDVTLHGTGVRADLRLRRDVRVPDDLWAVVTQRSAVGEQYVDLRPERDTGPYLADGAVIPADRTGVPLAPEALLTNLDALVRSVDPDDLNVLITELGAAFEGNEQALSRILDAGDALLADATDRLPETLALIHDARTVLTTQAESSEALRRWAAGLAALAATVRASDPDLRRLLANGPPAGAELVALLRGLEPTVGTLLGNLVTVNGIAARRLPGIEQLLVVYPASVAGSFTVMPGDGTAHLGLVVNLNDPPGCVYRGGSTQCSPADEAAGAGVRGTGNAPRAGGPPPAQTPPAAPPAAPGGYDPATGLVLGSDGRPLQFGGTGGQARLAGDQSWKQLLLAGVTP from the coding sequence ATGATCGGACGTACCGCGAAACTCCAGGTCCTGGCGTTCGTCCTGGTGAGCCTGCTCGGTGTCGGCTACGTCGGGGTCCGCTACGTCGGGCTCGGTGACCGGCTGCTCGACGACAACTACGTCGTGCACCTCGATCTCGCCCGGGCCGGCGGTATCTTCCCCAACGCCCCGGTCACCTACCGTGGGGTGCCCGTCGGCCGGGTCACCGACGTCACCCTGCACGGCACCGGCGTCCGCGCCGACCTGCGGCTGCGCCGCGACGTCCGGGTGCCCGACGACCTGTGGGCGGTGGTGACCCAACGGTCCGCCGTGGGGGAGCAGTACGTGGACCTGCGACCGGAACGCGACACCGGGCCCTATCTGGCCGACGGGGCGGTGATTCCGGCTGACCGGACCGGAGTCCCGCTCGCCCCGGAGGCGCTGCTGACCAACCTCGACGCGCTGGTCCGCTCGGTCGACCCGGACGACCTCAACGTCCTGATCACCGAACTCGGGGCCGCGTTCGAGGGCAACGAGCAGGCGCTGAGCCGGATCCTCGACGCCGGGGACGCGCTGCTCGCCGACGCCACCGACCGGCTGCCCGAGACGCTCGCGCTGATCCACGACGCGCGGACCGTGCTGACCACCCAGGCGGAGTCGTCCGAGGCGCTGCGCCGCTGGGCGGCGGGCCTGGCCGCTCTGGCGGCGACCGTCCGGGCCAGCGACCCGGACCTGCGCCGGCTGCTCGCCAACGGGCCGCCGGCCGGAGCCGAACTGGTCGCCCTGCTGCGCGGGCTGGAGCCGACCGTCGGCACCCTGCTCGGCAACCTGGTGACCGTCAACGGCATCGCCGCCCGGCGGCTGCCCGGCATCGAGCAGCTTCTGGTGGTGTACCCGGCGTCCGTCGCCGGCAGCTTCACGGTCATGCCGGGCGACGGCACCGCCCACCTCGGCCTGGTCGTCAACCTCAACGACCCGCCGGGCTGCGTGTACCGGGGCGGCAGCACGCAGTGCTCGCCCGCCGACGAGGCGGCCGGCGCCGGCGTGCGGGGCACCGGCAACGCGCCCCGGGCGGGCGGCCCGCCGCCGGCCCAAACACCGCCCGCCGCGCCGCCGGCCGCCCCCGGCGGGTACGACCCCGCGACCGGCCTCGTGCTCGGCTCGGACGGCCGGCCGTTGCAGTTCGGCGGGACGGGCGGGCAGGCCCGGCTGGCCGGGGACCAGTCGTGGAAGCAACTGCTGCTCGCCGGGGTGACCCCGTGA